In a genomic window of Myotis daubentonii chromosome X, mMyoDau2.1, whole genome shotgun sequence:
- the LOC132223632 gene encoding HAUS augmin-like complex subunit 4 → MVPGGGGPFSRKRKQCQCTSQELLVDYYVKIQDINLTSEDKKFHETLEQQLLVTQLTQLLGPSQERVMPPLLGLEKAYLLELMPPSEDFVWMRPRLPLEVEEQLKKKCFTLLCYHDPNSNSEHETLKEAKAWKLAEILVSEKQQCQDAKSQQKEQVVLLEKSSTYSQVLLRCFALLHRLLQEHQLKTQSELDHINARYLEIKCGAMILKLRMEELKILSDTYTAEKVEVHHLIRDRFKGAIQLQEQDMEKSQQVLNTYEVLGEEFDKLVKEYTQLKQTTENRRWALQEFSKAYR, encoded by the coding sequence ATGGTCCCAGGTGGAGGTGGTCCTTTtagcaggaagaggaagcagtGCCAATGCACAAGCCAAGAGCTGCTTGTGGACTACTATGTGAAGATACAAGACATCAATTTAACTTCTGAGGACAAAAAGTTTCATGAGACCCTTGAACAGCAGCTGCTTGTGACTCAACTAACACAGCTCCTAGGTCCTAGCCAGGAGAGGGTGATGCCTCCACTGCTAGGACTGGAGAAGGCATATCTTCTGGAGCTCATGCCACCCTCAGAGGATTTTGTGTGGATGAGACCTCGGCTCCCACTGGAAGTGGAGGAGCAACTCAAGAAGAAATGTTTCACTCTGCTTTGCTACCATGATCCTAATTCCAATTCAGAACATGAAACCCTGAAGGAAGCAAAGGCATGGAAACTGGCAGAGATCCTGGTGAGTGAGAAGCAGCAGTGCCAGGATGCCAAGAGCCAGCAGAAGGAGCAGGTGGTGTTGCTGGAGAAGAGTTCCACCTACTCCCAGGTGCTTCTCCGCTGCTTCGCCTTACTGCACAGATTGCTTCAGGAGCACCAGCTGAAGACTCAGTCTGAGCTAGACCACATCAATGCCCGGTACCTGGAGATCAAGTGTGGTGCCATGATCCTTAAGCTGAGGATGGAAGAGCTAAAGATTTTGTCTGACACTTACACTGCTGAGAAAGTAGAAGTTCATCATCTCATTAGGGATCGTTTTAAAGGAGCCATTCAGCTACAAGAACAGGACATGGAGAAGTCCCAACAGGTCCTAAACACCTATGAGGTCCTTGGGGAAGAGTTTGACAAGCTGGTAAAAGAGTACACCCAACTCAAGCAGACAACTGAGAACAGGCGTTGGGCACTCCAGGAGTTCAGCAAAGCCTACCGCTGA